The DNA region tgccattatgcttgtGTGGcggtgcatattcatggcagcgcctcagtagcatcttcccaactcacatattactgtgccccttctgaaaagaaaggctagtgtagatgtagcctaatagtctttcttacaacagcttcattaataagtataTTAAGATGCAGAGCACAACTGTTTAgttggtggttgatagcattagctggtcttttgttaatccacaggcagcatggctttgagcaagctcctggctgcatggggacaGAGGGGTGAGCTCCTGCcccatgtgctgatgaaaattatctcatgtgccactcttgaaacatgtgctgggggttgctgagccctgctctaGGTAGTTCTTTATAGAATTGTGAATTCCACTTGCTTGATTTTTATTAAGACAGTGATGATTGCAAATTGCATTCAACACTGTTTCATGTGATAAAGTATTCCAAGCATATTGgaagtgtttttgtttcttttatttgaGGCATCAGCTGCTATGAAGAAATATGTGGGCTGTTGTGTTGATAGTAATAAACCCCATAAATGATTCCTCAGAGGCTTTTGGGTCAAAACACTGGTCACCAATATCTCTATCTTTATTCTTCCACAAGGCTATTAGTTAACTATTTTGTAGTATGAAACTTTTTACTAGCAAGCTTATTGCCACAAATCCATGCTCTTGTAACAAAGGCTGTGTTTTAACTGTGTTTTAGATGGGTGCAATTTCTCATGCTGCCATTCAATTATCACCTTCAGTGTAAGAGACAAAGCATTTGTTGATATTTGTCATACTTTTGGTCTGTGTGCTTTTCTAGTGTCCATTGTGAACTGTTTGTGGCAGTAGGCCAGTTTTGCCCCCATGCTCGAGAGTGAATTCCCACCAGCAAAAAAGGACAAGAGGTTTTACCATAAATCCCATAGATGTCAATGAATGCTTTAGTGTTAGTCTTGCATGctgacaagtatcggagaggtagctgtgttaatttgtAGCTtcgaaaacagcaagaagtcttgggacaccttatagactaacagatattttggagcataagctttcgtgggcaaagacccacttcatcaggtgcatgactcatgcatcactgcatgtgatgaagcgggtctttgcccacgaaagctgacgctccaaaatatctgttagtctgtaaggtgtcccaaaacttcttgttgttcttagtgttagtctgtagcttcacaaataataagcaggcCTATAGCACcttgaaaactaacaaatttatcaggtcatgcactttcataggtaaaacttcttcagatgattggagtacaCACTTGAATCCAGAATCTTTTAGCAGGCTGAGTGTATGCTTCAATCTGAcggtgagtcttacccatgaaagtgcATGAcctgataaatgtgttagtctttaaggtgctacaggactgcttgttgtaaCTGTTAGTAGAATTAGGAGTTTAGTCCTTGAATAGACTAGCAAGAGttttctgtattggaaatgctctttGTTTAGAGAGAGCATGTACAAGTGAATGTACTTTTGGTGGTATGGCTTAAAACAATCCTGCACTTTTCATTGTTAAATCTCAACATGCTTTACAAATAAGATAGGTGTAATTGTTCCTGctgtacaggtggggaaactgaggcacataagtgacttgcacaaggtcacccagcaagtcAGGGTCAGAAAAATGTCTACAATCcgggtctcctgagtcccagttcagTGCACTTACTATACCACATAAGCGATATAAGCAACAATGCTTTGGTGCAAACATAACTGTCTCTACACTGCATTACTGCTTTTGCCATCCTACAAGCATTATAAAAGGAACTGCTTGGGAAAAGTATTAAATTGTATACTAAAAGTCTTGTTTTGGTATACGTGCTTTTATATGCTTCTGTTTTACTTAGCTAAATCTCTAGACTAGTCTTATAACTTTTTGTCTCTCCTCCTCAGCCATGCCATTTTTGGATCTCCAAGACAAGCTGGGAATCAATGCAGACAAATGGATGCTGCTTCAGAGCTCAGAGCAACCCTTCAAACAGCCAACTTTGTGCCAAGTCTTTGAGAAGGAATGGGTTGAGTGTGCTAGTGGCATTGGGCAGACTCGTGCACGCAAGGAATGCAGACTAGAATATGAGGACTTCCAGGAATGTCTGACTAGGAAAAAAATGGTAAGAGATGAGCTAGATGCTGGGGGCGgtaaaggggagggagggaggaaggtagGTAGGGGAAATGTGTACTGCACACAGTGTGAACACTGGGTTAAATTATAAAGGCTATGCACAATTTTCAGTCCAGTAGAAAATTACCTGTCACTAATTCCTGGGACCCAGATTTTACCTCCAGATACATATCTGCAATTCTCAGGGACTTCAGTGATACCCTGAGAGCAGAATTCAACTATAGAAATGCATGGTTAGCATCCAGTGAGAAATTTACTATTGTGCAGAAACAGCAGGATGTGATGTCATCAGTGGATTAGCGGAGGATAAAGTAGTCCTATCTCTGCctctcaaaacattttttttttcttggagatTTTTGTTTCCAGTTATTGCCTGGGTGGGAAGTTGGGATGAGTACTTCATAGAGTCTGAGCACATAACTTTGTAATTAAATTCAGACCTGGAACTTTTCAAACCCTGACATATTTATGTTCATTTGCAAACAAGACACGCTTCCAAAAAATGCTCTGTTCAGTTCTCTTTCACTAAGCCAACAGATTGGTCAGCTCAGCAGGGAAGCCAATATGTCAGGTGATATTCCTGTTTTGGCTAACTGAGCTACAGAGCTTGTGTAACATTGCAGCATGCTGTCTACTTTTTAATGACTTCAGCTAAGATGCACTCAACCTCCTGTTCTCTAACACAAATAATTCATGAGGCTCATTCAATAAGGAAAATGTGGATTTGAGCTTTttgctgggcagctctgtcttctTGAAAGGATGCCAAGGATTGTACTAATAAAGGGTATGAAATAGACAAACTGGGAAGTATAATTCAGACTGGCCTGACTGTTTCCCTGTTTCCTGACTACAAGGTCCTGAATCCTACTTTAGTCATGATGTGCTTATACCATGGAGGGAGTTGTTAATTAAAATTCTGCCCATTATGCAGATATCCGTATCACATAGTAACTGGTAACTGAGTGTATGTTAAAAATAGTGTCCCTTGGATGATGGTTGTGTAGCACAGTGCATTTTCAAAAGGGTTTATATACCTTAGTCCTTATGGTGCTACAACTGAAGCCTCTTAGATAAGGCTAATTGTCCCTGATCCTATAGGAACACCGTGACAGAGAAGTTTACAAGGGTTGCTTTATGTGTATGGGAGCCATCGCTGAAAGTTACTGGGGATGCAAGGCAGAAAGATTTCAGGAGAAGTGGTAAGAAGAATGGAAGTTTAATGTTGCTTGTGCAGAGAATAGTAAGCAAATAACAAAAGACATTAAAGACTCTTGGGTAAACTCTCACTCCAAATTTTCCCTGGAGTTTCTATGAACATAGCATCTTGACTCAAGCCATATGATTATTAGTAACAAATGTTCATCACATGGTAGCTGAAAGATAACAACCAGTACTGGAGCCCCATTGTGGTAGGTGCTGTATGCCAGAAAAGAGACAATCCTTGTCCTGATGGGTTACAGTATAAGGCAAGACTTTTTAGTGGTTGAAAGTGTGTGCACAGTGCCTTGTATTTAAGGCAGATTAGTGATTTCCTTCATGGAGAACTCTGTTACGTTGCAATGAAAATTGCTTCCTAAATTATTCTGGGTTACTCACATGTCATCCATATTGTGGGCCAATGGATTTCTGTGTAAAGCTAATGTAGCTTTTTATAACTAAAAACCCTCTGGTGCTCTTAAAATACTAATATATGTATGCAACAACTCTTCATCTGTAATATGTGTGAAAGCGGCTGATGGAGGGGGGAAAATAACATTAAGCAAACAAGTTCTAGGAGTGGTTACAAATGATGGAAaggtttttttattaaaattcCGATGTCTGTTAAAAAGACAGTAAAATATAACAATCTGTAACTCATTAGATGTTCATGCAGGTGTATAGTATTGCAGCCCCTTCAGGCTGTGGTTGCTGTGGGGACACATGACCACATTTAGTTGTT from Carettochelys insculpta isolate YL-2023 chromosome 24, ASM3395843v1, whole genome shotgun sequence includes:
- the NDUFS5 gene encoding NADH dehydrogenase [ubiquinone] iron-sulfur protein 5 → MPFLDLQDKLGINADKWMLLQSSEQPFKQPTLCQVFEKEWVECASGIGQTRARKECRLEYEDFQECLTRKKMIKRLNAILAQRKKLIKEGQYTPPEHQRGKEEVRP